The DNA sequence GAACCTCCTCGATCAGGCGCAGCAGAATATGCAGCAATCCCAGCAGTCGATGTCCCAGGGAAAACCGAAAGACTCGCTGCGCTTCGGGCGCAAAGCCCAGCAGAATCTTGCGATGATGTCCCAGCAGCTGCAGTCGGCGAAGGAAGCGATGGAGAAGGACAACAATACCGAAATCACCCGGAAGCTTTTCGCCATCGCTAACAATCTTGTCTTTGTTTCACAAACCCAGGAAGGGCTTGTCTTGGAAGAGAGCCGCTATTCAACCGATCAGTTGGCGGTGGAACAACAGGCCCTGCTTGAAGAGACCCGCACGAATCTCGATTCGCTATTTGCCGTGGGTCGTGAAACGCCGGTCATCAGCATGGAACAGGCCCGTCTCATGGGCGAGGCGCTCCGCAAAATGGATCAATCGGTCCGCCATTTCGAAAGGGGCAGCCGCCAGCCGGCCAATGTTTTCGCCATGGAGTCCCGCGAGGCGATAGACAGCGCCATAGCGGGTCTTTTGCAAACCTGCAGCGGGATGTCCAAGTCCTCCTGCTCCAACCCGAACTCCCAATGTCAAAACAAGCTCCAAGGCTTGGGCGCCCAGCAGAGCCGTCTTAATCAGGATTCGCAATCCCTCATGGGGCAATCGATGAGCCCCCGCCTGACGCCCGCACAAGGGGATCAGATGAAGAAGCTCGCGGCGCGTCAGGAGATGATTCGGAGAGGGCTTGAGGATGTGAATCAACAGATGGGGGATCAAAGAAATGTCCTCGGACGGCTCGACGATCTCGCAGAGGAAATGAAAGAGATCGCCGAAGAGATGCGCCAGCGGGGCGTTGATGAGAAGATTCTGAAACGCCAGGAGAAGATCCTCAGCCGCCTGCTGACCGCGCAGCGCAGCCTCCGAAAGCAGGATGAACGGGAAGAGAGAATCAGCAAACCGGGCGGGAATAGCGCGGATCGTTCACAACCGCAACCTTTGCCGCAGCAAACAACGCGGCGGGAGGCCTTGATGCGGGGTATCCTCCGCGGCGGGCAGGATCCGATCCCCGCCGAGTACCGGCGGCTCGTCGAGGAGTACTGGAAAGCCTTAATGTCAAACCCATGAGAGAATCAACATATACAATAGTATTTGCTGCAGTTCTCGCCGTCGCGGGGGCGATGCTTCCTTCCTGCAATCTCTTTGCGCAGGATTCCCCGCCGCCGAACGGGCAGCTGAAGAATCCGCCGGTGAAACAAGAAGCGGTTCAAAACCGCCCGAGACCGGTTGTGTCGCTCGATCTCCGTATCCGGCAGGCGCAGCTCTACCTTCGGAAGGGCCAGACCGATCAAGCCCTTGAGATTTTAGAGGAGCTGCGTACAACACATCCTCACGATTCCCGCGTCATCCGGGGCTATGGGGACATTCTGGAATCATTGAATCGATTTGATGAAGCGGCGGCCCTCTATGAGGGTGAGGTTCGGGCGGGCAACAATCCGGCCCTTTATCTGCTCGATCTGGCCTCCTGTTATCAGCGGATGGGCCGCGCGCAGTCGGTGTTGAACACCGTCTTCCGTTATCTCGATCTCTATCCGGCCAGGACGCGATGGGCGCAGGACATGGTGGAGGGTTTGGTCCGGCGCAATGAAATGGGGCCGGAGGAACTCGCTTATCTTGAAGGAGAGGCGCGCAGCCGCAGGAATCCGGCGATTCTCCGTCTGGCGGCGAACGCCTATGTCTACGCGGAGAATCACACCCGCGCGATTGAACTGCTGCGGGAGGCGGACATTGAGGGCAAGGCCGGCGGCCGGACGCTCTTTCCCCTGGTGGAGGTTTTACAAAACCGGAATAAACCCGACCTCGCTTTGGCGGTGATCGATGACGTTTTAGCCATGAAGCCGGTGGCCGGTGTTGAAGAAGAGGTCCGCCTGGCTCAGGCGCGGCTGCTCGTCGATCTCATGCGGTTGGAAGAAGCGGTAGAGGCTTACAAAGCGATGGCGGAAAGGTTTCCGAAGGGGCAGATGTCGCATCGCGCTCTCATGGAGGCGGCGCAGATCCTTCGGGACCGGCTGGGCGATCCCGGCCGGGCCCGGGAGGTTTATCAATCCCTGGTCACAAATCTGGAATCGATCCCCCTGACCCCGGCGACAGAACGTCTGCTCGATGAATCGCGTTTGGGGTTGGGCGAGTGCGCCATGTGGGAGGGGGCCTGGGCCGACGCCGAGTCGACCTTCACCGCCATCCTCGAGAGCTCTTCAGCGAAGGAGTCAAGGGAGGAGGCGGCTTTTATGATCGGTGAGCGGCGTCTCTTCAGCGGCGATTTCCCGGGGGCTGAAGAGGCCTATTATGTTGTTCCCGATTCTTTTCCCGGCGGGTTATGGGTCAATGATGCGCTGCAGAGGATTCTCTTTCTGCAGGGGAATGCCCTCGTCTACCCTGAGGAGCTTTCCGGGGTGGTGAGGGTTATTTATGAGCGGCGCCGGTCTCGGCCTGAGGTGGCCCTGGCCGAGGCTTCCCGGATGCTGGCTGGGGGGCTCAGCGAGGAACTGGTCGATGATCTCCTCTACGAGAAAATCCTCTGTCTCATCGATCTGGAAGGTTGGGATGAAGCCGTGACGGCCGTAAAGAGCTGGCCCGATACATTGAGTCAGAGCCCGTTGGGTCCACGGGCGCTGGCGGCCGTGGCGAAGGGACTCACGGGGCAGGAGGACCGCTTCGATGAAGGTGTGGAGCTCTATGAAGAATTGCTCTTCAGATTTCCGCAAAGTCTTGAAAGCCGCCGGGTCCGCCCCCAATTACCGGAACTCCGCAGCCGCGCTTCTTGATCCGGCCCTGATGCCGGGGAGAGGGATAGAAGAGAAGATGAGACGCACCACCCTGACGACACTTATCATCTGCTGTCTTATAATATTCAGTCTCACGGGGCTCACGCCGCCGCTTCAAGCCCGCTATCTCATCCCGATGGATCTTTCACAAATCGATCACCTGAAAGCGTATGGTGTCGCCTACCGGTGTTTGGAACGGGGACAAGAGGTTGAATGGCTGCTCAATTATCGTGGGGGTTCCTTCTTGATCGAGGAGACCGAAACGAATCGGCGGGACCTGCTGGTGGAGGGGGTCGGTTTTGAGCCCTGTTCGGGATCCCAGGCCGCTCAGATCTACGCCACAATTGAAGAGAATAACATGGAGTTGGTTCTGCTTGAGAAGGCTCCCAAAGTCGCCGTCTATATCCCACCCATCGCCGAGCCATGGGATGATGCCGTGACCCTCGCTCTGACCTACGCCAAGATCCCCTATGACCAGATCTGGGATGAGGAGGTCCTCTCCGGCAAGTTGAGCCGCTACGACTGGCTCCATCTCCATCATGAGGATTTCACCGGCCAATATGGGAAATTTTACTCCGCTTATCACACGGCGAAATGGTACAGGGATCGACAGACACTCTATGAAGAGAGGGCTCTGGCCGCTGGATATCCAAAGGTATGGCAACACAAGCATGCCGTGGCGGCGGCGATAAAGCAGTACATCGCACAAGGCGGTTTCCTCTTCGCGATGTGTTCAGCCTGCGACACTTTTGATATCGCCCTTGCCGCCGGGAATGTCGATATCGTCGACCGCGTCTATGATGGAGACGCCCCCGACCCGGGATGCCAGTCCAAACTCGATTTCTCCCGGGGCCTCATTTTCGAGAATTTTCTGCTCGAAATGAATCCCATGGTCTATGAGTACTCCAATATCGATATGAGTGACTATTCAGCCCTCCGGGGACCCCAAGCCGATTATTTCACCCTCTTTGATTTCTCGGCGAAGGAAGACCCGGTTCCGACCATGTTGACGCAGTGCCATGTCAATGTGATCAATGGATTTATGGGCCAAACGACGAATTTCAACCGGAAGTGTCTCAAACCCTCCGGAATCATTCTGGCCGAGGTTGAGGGAACCGATGAGGTTCGCTATGTCCACGGGAATTACGGCCAAGGGACCGTGACCTTCTATGGAGGGCACGATCCGGAGGATTATCAGCATAAAGTTGGAGACCCCCCGACCCGCCTCGATCTACATAAAGATTCGCCGGGCTATCGATTAATCCTCAACAACATCCTCTTTCCTGCCGCTCAGAAGAAGGAGAGGAAAACTTAAATCGGGAGCCGAGAGGCTTACGGCTTGACATCCGCCCGGCCGGTCCCGATAGAATGTGTCAGAATCTCAATTTTTACCCGTGTCCCTGCCTTTGACGGCAAAGGCTGGTGGGAGGTGAGGTTCTGGGGTGGTGGTGGATAGCTGTGTTGTGAGGTGGAGGTGGTTATGGACCGGGGTTTCCCAGAATGCAAGAAGTGTCATAACGGGGTCCTGCTTCCCTTGTCGGACTACGGTCGCGATGGAGCGCCGATCGAGTACAAGGCTTGGGTATGTTCCAATCCCGAATGCGGCTTCAACATTCGGATCGACAACGGCGAAATCTCTTTCGGGCGAACACTGACTCAATCCTCCAAGTAGTCCCATAATGGAAAATCCGTAACAGGGTATTCCTTCTCCAATGGGTAGGAGAGCAATCCTTCTCAATGATTCGTGCCGTACTCTTCGATTTGGATAATACGCTCACTGACTTCATGAAGATGAAGGAGGAGTCTATCCTTGCGGGGGTTCAGGGCATGATCGACATGGGACTGGAGATGGCCCCCAAAGAGGCGCGCCGGCGGATTTACGATATCTACGATCTCAAAGGGATCGAGTATCAAAAGGTTTTTGATCAGTTTCTGAAAGAGACATACGGAAGCGTTCCCCCGGAACTCCTGGCCGCCGGTATCGTCAATTACCGCAGAGCGCGGGATTCCTATCTCATCCTCTATCCGCATGTCGATCTCACATTAATGTCTCTTCTGCGCCGCAATATCCGGCTTGCCGTGATCTCCGATGCCCCCTCCCTGCAGGCCTGGCAGCGGTTGCATCATCTCAAGCTGCATCATGTCTTCGAAACCGTCGTGACCTTTGAAACAACCGGTGAGTACAAACCCTCACCTCAACCCTTTCAGAAGGCGCTCGATCATTTTGGATTGGAGCCGCCCGAGGTTCTTATGGTGGGTGATTGGCCTGAGAGGGATATGGTGGGAGCGGCCCGGCTCGGTATCCGCACCATCTTCGCGCGCTATGGCGATACCAAAGGGGTGGTTCATTCCGGAGCGGACTACGAGATCGATGACATTATTCAATTATTGGATATTATCGACAAGATCAACGCCTCCGTGACCTAGGACGAGGCGGCTCCAAAGAACGAAGTGGTCTTCTCTGCGGAACAGGCGCGGAACAAGAGTCTGGGGAGGTGAGGAGCGTGCGAGTCGTTACCCCGGAACAGATGCGGGCTCTCGATCAGCATACGATTCAAAACGGCGTTCCCGGACCCCGGCTCATGGAAAGGGCCGGATGGGGCCTGGCGCTGGCCTTGTGGCGACATATCGACCGCTTCGGAGCGCGGCCCGTTCTCATCCTATGCGGACCCGGTAATAATGGCGGCGACGGCTTTGTCTTGGCTCGATTGCTCTGGAAGAGAGGGCTTCGCCCCGATGTCGTTCTCGTGGGTGCCCGCGAGACTGTGCGCGGTGACGCCCGCCAGGCGCTGGCCCGATTGATGGCGGTGGGTTGCAGCGTCAGGATCTGTTCTGAGGCCCGTGATCTGGAACCCCTCGTCCGCTGGTGGGGCGCCCGAACGGGGGCGGTCGTTGTCGATGCCCTACTGGGAACGGGGACCCAGGGAGCTCCGCGGGGTCTCATCGCCGAGGCGATCAAGGTCATTCACGAGATCGTCCACCGGGCTGGTGCTCTCGTTGTGGCCGTCGATGTGCCGACCGGCGTCGATACCCTCACCGGCGCCGTCTCCGGGGAGGCGATCTCGGCTGATCTCACCGTGACAATGGCAAACCCCAAAACGGGATTTTTCTTTTACCCCGGCCGAAACCATATCGGACGGGTTGTTGTCGTCGATATTGGGGTTAAAGAACCCAGGCCAGAAGCGCTGCCGCTCGATCTGAGCGCCTTGACGGCCCCGGAAGCGGCCCTGTTGGTGCCCAGACGCCGCCACGACGCCCATAAGGGCGATCTGGGGCGCGTTATTGTGCTGGGGGGATCCCCGGGCCTGACAGGCGCCGTGGCGCTGGCAGCAGAAGCCTCGGTCGCGGCTGGGGCCGGTCTCGTCACCGTCGGCGTTCCCGCAGGGCTCCATTCGATTTTTGAATCCAAACTCACCGAGCCGATGAGCATCCCCCTGGCCGAGACCGACGGACATTATCTCGCCGTCGAGGGGATGGGGACGATTCTTAAGAGAGAGCCGGGGTGGGATGTGGCCGCCTTTGGACCCGGTTTGGGGCGTTATCCCGAGGCCCACCGCGTCGCCGCCGATTTTTATACCCATTTCCCCGGGCCTTTGGTCGTCGACGCCGACGGTTTAAATGCCCTCGGCGAGGGGGAGTGGCCGCCCCGATCCGGTCCTCCGGCGATCCTCACTCCACACCCTGGCGAGATGAGCCGCCTCCTGGGGATCCCGATCCCCGATGTGATCTCTCATCCGATGGAAATAGCACAGGCCTGCGCCCGGGATCGCAAGGCCGTTGTCATTCTGAAGGGAGGCCCGACCCTCGTCGCCTCCCCGGACGGCGCGGTGAGTTTTAATCCGACAGGGAATCCCGGAATGGCCACGGGGGGCTCAGGAGATGTCCTGACGGGGATTTTGGCAGGGCTATTGGCGCAGGGTCTTCCGCCCTGGGATGCCGCCAGACTGGGTGTTTATCTCCATGGTCTGGCGGGTGACATCGCCGCGATGGAAAAGGGCTGGCATTCAATGAAGGCCGGTGATATCACGCGGTGCTTAAGCAAGGCTTTCAGCCATGTGGATCAGCCGATGACCGATTTTGAGGAAAGTCTCGTCATGGACCGTATCGATGAGGCGGCGTCGTTATGATGACTGGAGCTCCCCGCAGGGGTCCGGTGGAACCGGCGCATTTTCGGGCGCTACAGAAGGCCGGCCTCAAACTTGAGGAAAAGGGTCTCGTCTGCGGGACCGATGGCAACCTGAGTCTCCGGGACCTCGAAGGGGGGCTTGTGATCACCGCCTCCGGTGCGCACAAGGGAGATCTGAAGGCGGAGGATCTGATCCGGATCGATCTCGAGGGGCGCATCTTATGGGGGTCCCAGAAGCCGTCATCGGAAAGTGCCATGCACCGGGTCATCTATCAGAAGCGGTCCGATGTCCAGGCCGTCGTGCATGCCCATCCACCCGTCGGTACGGCCTTTGCCGTGGCCGGCTGCTGCCTGCAGACAGCGGCGATGCCCGAATCGATCGTGATGTTGGGTGAGGTCCCCTATGTCCGTTATGCGACGCCGGGCACCGAGGATCTATCCCGGGCCCTGGAGGCGGTCCTCCCGGGTCACAACGCCTTCCTGCTGGCTCATCACGGCGCTGTCACTTTGGGGGAGACCCTGCAGCAGGCCTTGGACAGGATGTCGCTGTTGGAGCACACAGCAAGGATCCTCCTGGCCGCCCGTCTCTTGGGGGGCGCGAAACCGTTACCCTCTCAAGAGGTGCAGAAACTGACGTGCGGCCAGCCGATGGGGCCGCTGAGTGACCGACAAGAGAACCAAAAGGGGCAAGAGCGGCCCGCTCTCGCTCCAACCGATGAGCTGGTGCGTGTTGTGGCGGCCGCGGTATTGAGACATTTAAAAGAAGAAGACTCATAGACCGGCGCGGGAGATTGCAACGTGCCTGATAAGGAGAATCAGCTGTGACGGAAATCACCAATCCCTCGGATCTCATGCGTTTTGTTAAAGACCGTGATGTGAAAATCATCAACCTGTGGTTTACCGATATTCTGGGTGTTCTGAAGAGCTTCGGTATCACGCCGACTCAGCTGGAGGAGGCTTTGGAAGAGGGCTTGGGATTTGATGGCTCCTCGGTTGAGGGATTCGCGCGGATCTATGAGAGCGATCTCGTTGCGATGCCCGATATCTCCACCTTCCAACTGCTTCCATGGAGAAAAGACGGGCATGTTTCGGCCCGGATGTTTTGCGATGTGTTGAATCCCGATCGGACGCCCTATGCGGAGGATCCTCGGCAGGTTCTCAAAAGAAATCTGAGGGGCGTCTCCACCGACGGTTACACCGTTTACACCGGGCCGGAACCGGAGTTCTTCTACTTCAAGTCGTCCGAGAATCCGGAAATCTTGGATCAGGCCGGTTACTTTGATCTCATCGCCGACGATCTGGGAACGAGCCTCCGCCAGAAGACGATCCAGGTGATGCAGGAGATGGGGATCGCCGTGGAGGTGGGGCATCATGAGGTGGCTCACAGCCAGCATGAGATCGATTTAAAATATACCGGCGCCCTCGAGATGGCCGATACCGTGATGACCTACCGGTATCTTGTCAAGGAGATCGCACGGCAGAACGGCGTCTATGCCACCTTCATGCCGAAACCCCTGGTGGATCAGAACGGCAGCGGGATGCATATCCACCAATCCCTTTTCCGGAATGGAGAGAATGCCTTCCATGACGCCGG is a window from the Candidatus Eisenbacteria bacterium genome containing:
- a CDS encoding class II aldolase/adducin family protein; this translates as MMTGAPRRGPVEPAHFRALQKAGLKLEEKGLVCGTDGNLSLRDLEGGLVITASGAHKGDLKAEDLIRIDLEGRILWGSQKPSSESAMHRVIYQKRSDVQAVVHAHPPVGTAFAVAGCCLQTAAMPESIVMLGEVPYVRYATPGTEDLSRALEAVLPGHNAFLLAHHGAVTLGETLQQALDRMSLLEHTARILLAARLLGGAKPLPSQEVQKLTCGQPMGPLSDRQENQKGQERPALAPTDELVRVVAAAVLRHLKEEDS
- the glnA gene encoding type I glutamate--ammonia ligase, with protein sequence MRFVKDRDVKIINLWFTDILGVLKSFGITPTQLEEALEEGLGFDGSSVEGFARIYESDLVAMPDISTFQLLPWRKDGHVSARMFCDVLNPDRTPYAEDPRQVLKRNLRGVSTDGYTVYTGPEPEFFYFKSSENPEILDQAGYFDLIADDLGTSLRQKTIQVMQEMGIAVEVGHHEVAHSQHEIDLKYTGALEMADTVMTYRYLVKEIARQNGVYATFMPKPLVDQNGSGMHIHQSLFRNGENAFHDAGAEYNLSSIGRGFMAGLLHHCQEIVAVTNQWVNSYKRLVPGYEAPAYVAWGQRNRSALIRVPMYKPGKEKATRIEFRCPDSACNPYLAFSVMLAAGIAGIKNGYELPAAIEEDIFHMSPAEREEKGIKSLPGSLYAAIHAAENSQLVKESLGDQLFERFLANKRIEWDSYRVAVTDYELKKYLPIL
- a CDS encoding asparagine synthetase B codes for the protein MDLSQIDHLKAYGVAYRCLERGQEVEWLLNYRGGSFLIEETETNRRDLLVEGVGFEPCSGSQAAQIYATIEENNMELVLLEKAPKVAVYIPPIAEPWDDAVTLALTYAKIPYDQIWDEEVLSGKLSRYDWLHLHHEDFTGQYGKFYSAYHTAKWYRDRQTLYEERALAAGYPKVWQHKHAVAAAIKQYIAQGGFLFAMCSACDTFDIALAAGNVDIVDRVYDGDAPDPGCQSKLDFSRGLIFENFLLEMNPMVYEYSNIDMSDYSALRGPQADYFTLFDFSAKEDPVPTMLTQCHVNVINGFMGQTTNFNRKCLKPSGIILAEVEGTDEVRYVHGNYGQGTVTFYGGHDPEDYQHKVGDPPTRLDLHKDSPGYRLILNNILFPAAQKKERKT
- a CDS encoding tetratricopeptide repeat protein, translated to MRESTYTIVFAAVLAVAGAMLPSCNLFAQDSPPPNGQLKNPPVKQEAVQNRPRPVVSLDLRIRQAQLYLRKGQTDQALEILEELRTTHPHDSRVIRGYGDILESLNRFDEAAALYEGEVRAGNNPALYLLDLASCYQRMGRAQSVLNTVFRYLDLYPARTRWAQDMVEGLVRRNEMGPEELAYLEGEARSRRNPAILRLAANAYVYAENHTRAIELLREADIEGKAGGRTLFPLVEVLQNRNKPDLALAVIDDVLAMKPVAGVEEEVRLAQARLLVDLMRLEEAVEAYKAMAERFPKGQMSHRALMEAAQILRDRLGDPGRAREVYQSLVTNLESIPLTPATERLLDESRLGLGECAMWEGAWADAESTFTAILESSSAKESREEAAFMIGERRLFSGDFPGAEEAYYVVPDSFPGGLWVNDALQRILFLQGNALVYPEELSGVVRVIYERRRSRPEVALAEASRMLAGGLSEELVDDLLYEKILCLIDLEGWDEAVTAVKSWPDTLSQSPLGPRALAAVAKGLTGQEDRFDEGVELYEELLFRFPQSLESRRVRPQLPELRSRAS
- a CDS encoding NAD(P)H-hydrate dehydratase, whose product is MRVVTPEQMRALDQHTIQNGVPGPRLMERAGWGLALALWRHIDRFGARPVLILCGPGNNGGDGFVLARLLWKRGLRPDVVLVGARETVRGDARQALARLMAVGCSVRICSEARDLEPLVRWWGARTGAVVVDALLGTGTQGAPRGLIAEAIKVIHEIVHRAGALVVAVDVPTGVDTLTGAVSGEAISADLTVTMANPKTGFFFYPGRNHIGRVVVVDIGVKEPRPEALPLDLSALTAPEAALLVPRRRHDAHKGDLGRVIVLGGSPGLTGAVALAAEASVAAGAGLVTVGVPAGLHSIFESKLTEPMSIPLAETDGHYLAVEGMGTILKREPGWDVAAFGPGLGRYPEAHRVAADFYTHFPGPLVVDADGLNALGEGEWPPRSGPPAILTPHPGEMSRLLGIPIPDVISHPMEIAQACARDRKAVVILKGGPTLVASPDGAVSFNPTGNPGMATGGSGDVLTGILAGLLAQGLPPWDAARLGVYLHGLAGDIAAMEKGWHSMKAGDITRCLSKAFSHVDQPMTDFEESLVMDRIDEAASL
- a CDS encoding HAD-IA family hydrolase — its product is MIRAVLFDLDNTLTDFMKMKEESILAGVQGMIDMGLEMAPKEARRRIYDIYDLKGIEYQKVFDQFLKETYGSVPPELLAAGIVNYRRARDSYLILYPHVDLTLMSLLRRNIRLAVISDAPSLQAWQRLHHLKLHHVFETVVTFETTGEYKPSPQPFQKALDHFGLEPPEVLMVGDWPERDMVGAARLGIRTIFARYGDTKGVVHSGADYEIDDIIQLLDIIDKINASVT